In the genome of Nicoliella spurrieriana, the window CTTTGAAATCAAGCCCCACCTGGATAAAATCAATCAGACCTTAAACCAAATGAAGTAGTCATTTCATTTAATTTTTAGTTAAGGTCAATTATGCGTGTGTCGATATAATATGAATTATGTTATATTGGAACATGTTAAGCAATCATACTTATAATTTTGTACGAATGGATGTGTTTTTTTTATGAAAAAATGGCTAGTTGGAGTAGCCGGAGTATTTTTGAGTTTAACCTTAGCAGCCTGTGGTAGTTCCGCAGTTGCAACTACTAACGGTGGTAAGATTACTCAAAGTCAATACTACAGTAGCATGAAGGAAACTTCTAATGGTAAACAAATCCTTCAACAAATGATCCTAAATAAGGTATTGGAAAAGAACTACGGTAGCAAGGTCAAGGATTCCCAAGTTAACAAGCTCTTTAACCAATACAAATCTCAATACGGATCACAATTTAGTGCCGTTCTTCAACAACAAGGATTAACGAACGCTACGTTCAAGAGTCAAATTAGAGATAATTTACTTCTTGAACAAGCAGTGCGGGCTAATACTAACTTCTCTGATTCTGCTTTACAAAAGCAATTCAAGAGTTTCCAACCTAAGATTACGGTTAATGCCATCTTGGTTTCTAAGAAATCAACTGCTGAAACCGTTATCAGTCAATTAAAGGATGGCAAGAGCTTTGCTAGCTTAGCTAAGAAGTACTCCACTGATACTAACACCAAGAACAAGGGTGGCCGGCTACCAGCGTTTGACAATACTTCATCATCAGTTGACTCAGCATTTAAGAAGGCCGCATACAAGCTTGATAAGAAGGGTGACTACACCACCACTCCTGTTAAGACTCAATACGGTTACCAAGTGATCCAAATGGTTAACCACCCTGCTAAGGGTACCTACAAGGACCACACTAGTGCCTTGAAGGATCAAATCGTTACTGCTGAAATGTCAGATAGTACGACGCTTCACAACATCGTTGCGAAGGTATTACGGAAGGGTGACGTTGACATCAAGGATAACCAATTAAAGGACATTCTTGCTAGTTACATCACTACTGAAAGTTCTACTTCAAGTAAATAAGCATTGAAAAGTCGCTGAATGGCGGCTTTTTTATTTGAAGCTAAAAAAGAGTCCGCTGCGAACGTAATTGCTCACAACGGACTCTTTTTCACGTGGTCTAATTCCCACCTAATAACTTTTTGGCATCGTTAAACCATTTACTAGTTTGTTTTTTAACGGTATCAAAGCCGTTTTCAATGTTCTTGCCAATATTATTGCCGCTCTTCTTCACATTGTCCCAAACGTTATCACTCTTATTATTGTTACTATTCCGTTGGTCAATGATCGTTTGCGCATCTTCAGTATTGAACTGGGTCTGCTTGGTCGTTGGAATGATCGAACTCATCTCACTCTTGAACAACGGGCCAATCCCAGTCCCGCTGAGGTTTTCCAAGTGATGATTACTATTGGTATCATCAAAGCCCTCCCAAGTAGCAACCACCGTATTAGGGGTATAACCAATGATCCATTTATCACGGGTCGCATCGGTATCGCCGGTCGAATCAGCTTCAGTACTCCCGGTCTTTCCAGCCACCTGGTAGCCAGCTGGTTTGGCATCGACACCGGTTCCGTTATCAAATACCCCCAGCATCATGCTGGTCATATTCTTTGCGGTGACCGAAGACATTACCTTGGTCCCCCGTTGCTTAGCGGTATTATCAATAATCACGTTCCCAGAGGCATCCACGATTTTACGGATGTAGTACGGCTTCATCGCAACCCCGTTGTTAGCGAACGCGGTGTAGGCCCCGGCCATCTGCTGTGGTGAAACCCCGGTGGATAGTCCCCCTAACGCTAGCGATAGGTTCCGGTCACTCTTTGTAATTGGAATGCCGAACTTCTTGACCGAATTATAGCCCGCCTCAACGCCAATCTTATTCAATAACCACACTGCCGGAGCGTTCATACTTTGCGCTAGGGCCTCATACATCGGGACCTTGCCGGTATATTGATCATTGTAATTTTGTGGGGTGTAGTGGTTAGCACCATATGAACGTTTTTGATTCACCAAACTGGAGTCAAAATGATAGCCATCTTCTAAGGCTGGGGTATACACAGCCAGCGGCTTCATCGTTGAACCCGGCTGCCGTTTCATCTGGATTGCCCGGTTGTAACCACGAAAGACGTGTTTGCCCCGGCCTCCAACGACCGCTGACACCCCACCAGTCTGTGGGTCCACCGCAATCGAGGCCGCTTGGACCTTCGTCCCATCGGCAGCGTTTTGGGGGAACATACTACTATCATTAAAGTTATTTTGCATTGCGGATTGCTGACTTTGGTTCAAATTAGTGTAAATTTTATAA includes:
- a CDS encoding peptidylprolyl isomerase PrsA, whose product is MKKWLVGVAGVFLSLTLAACGSSAVATTNGGKITQSQYYSSMKETSNGKQILQQMILNKVLEKNYGSKVKDSQVNKLFNQYKSQYGSQFSAVLQQQGLTNATFKSQIRDNLLLEQAVRANTNFSDSALQKQFKSFQPKITVNAILVSKKSTAETVISQLKDGKSFASLAKKYSTDTNTKNKGGRLPAFDNTSSSVDSAFKKAAYKLDKKGDYTTTPVKTQYGYQVIQMVNHPAKGTYKDHTSALKDQIVTAEMSDSTTLHNIVAKVLRKGDVDIKDNQLKDILASYITTESSTSSK
- a CDS encoding transglycosylase domain-containing protein, encoding MKPKSSRQIGHSISPYWQAFRKIQKRIWHRYHINRWIIMVVMGIIFTMSTYLTFVAKTMDVQNLNSSLKRSTVIYDASNKKAGALYSQKGTYVGMRNISQNVPDAILSTEDRNFYHEHGFSIKGFGRAGLLWVKNKLLHRDYISGGGSTITQQLVKNAYLSQEQTFSRKLKELFISIQVENVYSKNQILTMYMNNAYFGNGVYGVHDAAERYFGTSVKNLSVPDSAVLAGMLTNPSAYNPVDHPQLALQRRNTVLDLMVDNRKITKAEAARYKAQPIEVHDSYTYRDSYRYPYYFDSVIDEAINRYGLSEADIMNRGYKIYTNLNQSQQSAMQNNFNDSSMFPQNAADGTKVQAASIAVDPQTGGVSAVVGGRGKHVFRGYNRAIQMKRQPGSTMKPLAVYTPALEDGYHFDSSLVNQKRSYGANHYTPQNYNDQYTGKVPMYEALAQSMNAPAVWLLNKIGVEAGYNSVKKFGIPITKSDRNLSLALGGLSTGVSPQQMAGAYTAFANNGVAMKPYYIRKIVDASGNVIIDNTAKQRGTKVMSSVTAKNMTSMMLGVFDNGTGVDAKPAGYQVAGKTGSTEADSTGDTDATRDKWIIGYTPNTVVATWEGFDDTNSNHHLENLSGTGIGPLFKSEMSSIIPTTKQTQFNTEDAQTIIDQRNSNNNKSDNVWDNVKKSGNNIGKNIENGFDTVKKQTSKWFNDAKKLLGGN